GCGACTTCCACCCGAACTGCGACACCCACCAACACGGATCTGCTCATGATTAGTGGACGCACAGTTCTGCTCGCGGTTCTGACCGCCAGTTGGCTGATGATCGGCTGCACGTCCAGCCGCCAACTTTCCGGGACAACCGGAAGTCAAGAATTCCGCGATCGGCTTGGCCAACCCGCGCAACTTACCGACCGAGAAAAATGGAGCCTCGCTCGTAAGTCGTTTGCATATGCGCAGCGGGCGGAAGACAGGCAGAATACCGAGGATGCGGCCTTTTTCTATGAGGCTTCGCTTGAACTCCTTGGTGCTATCGATCTCGCATCGATCGACCTCGAAATGCATCGCGTCGCGAGCTTCAACCGGCAGGTGCTGGAAAGCTACGACCAGTTTGTCTCCCATACCAAGAGTCTGCCCGCTTCAAGCGGCCTCGTAGCCGTTATTGAGGCCGGAGAGGCACAGCATTCGGGCGAAGAGGAAGAGGACGATGCGCCCGATGAAGTGGAGGAGATTGCCGCTCCCAAGACGGTACCGGAAGCGCCGGAACTTGAAGTTCGTCCTATGAAGACACCTCTTCCAGGTGTTCCCATGGAGATTAACAACAAGGTTCGCAATCAGATCCACTTTTTCCAGACCAAGGGCAATAAAGTTATGCACCGTTGGATGGAGCGGGCGGCGATTCTGTTCCCAAGAATGCGGCCGATCCTGAAGGAAGAGGGGATTCCGCAGGAGATGCTCTATCTGTCCATGATAGAATCCGGCTTGAACCTGAATGCGTACTCGTACGCATCAGCATCCGGACTGTGGCAATTCATCCCGGGCACCGGAAGACTGTACGGTCTGCATATTGACAGAACATACGACGAACGACGTCATGTCGAGCTGGCGACCCGTGCGGCTTGTAACTATCTGCGCAAGCTCTATGAAGAGTTTGGCGACTGGTATCTCGCGATGGCTGCATACAACTGCGGAGAAGGGCGAGTCGCACGTGACATCAAGCGCTGCAAATCGAGGAACTATTGGGAGCTGCATAAACTTCCGCGGCAAACGCGCGGGTATGTGCCTACCTATTTAGCGGCGCGGGCGATTTGCGAGAACCCCGAGCGGTACGGTTTTCCTCCACTGCCGCCTGAGCAGCCGTTCGAGTGTGAGAGAATTTATGTTCCGGGCGGTTACAAACTTGAAGATATCGCGCGAGCTGCCGGCCACGACCCGCAGACCGTCAAAGACCTGAATCCCGAATTCCTGAAGGGTATTGTTCCTGACAGGGGAACCGAGATGATGGTCAGGCTGCCGGGGGCGGTGTCTGAGTCGTTTAATACAGAACTGGCCAGCCTGCCGAAGACGGTCATTGTACCGACATCAACGCACCGGGTCAGAAAAGGCGACACTCTAAACAAGATTGCAGCCAAGTACGGCACATCTGTTGATGCCATTATGGCAATGGCGGAAAACAAGCGTGTCAAAGCACGCTCCTTAAGGGTCGGACAAGAGATTCATATCCCCGTTGCAGAAGTTCGTTATGCGGAAGAGAAACCCAAGACCGTAAAGGAAGTTGCCGCTGAGCGGAACGAGCCTGTTGTTTCAACAGAGACCGCAGCGAACAAGATTACATATACGGTCCACAAAGGGGAGTCATTGGGAAGAATTTCTCAGCGACTTGGTGTGTCGGTTGACCAGATTTGCCGTGAGAATGGAATTCGCAATGCGAGCAAAATCTATCCGGGTCAGAAACTGACGGTTACCGTTAAGGGCGAACCTTCGTACGCTGATGCTGCTCCCAAGAAGGCGGAGAAAAAGCAGTCGACCGAGGCCGCGGGCAAAAAGTACTATACAGTTCAGCGCGGCGATACGATGTGGAGTATCGCACAGGCTCACGGCGTGGATTTGCAGACCATGCTCAAGTTGAACCGCCTTTCAAAGCGTTCAAATATTTATCCGGGTCAGCGTTTGGTCGTCAGCAAATAAGACGAGACGCGACATTCATTATGTTCACTTCTTGACGGAGTTGTCGAGTGGGTCGCACTGTGACCAAACAGGAGCTGGTGGACAAACTTGCCGATGGCATTGGTCTCACCAGAGTTGAAACCCAAGCCGTCGTTGACGGCTTTTTGGCCCTTGTAATGGAGGCGGTTGCCAACGGCGACCGCGTTGAATTGCGCCGTTTTGGTGTCTGGAAACCGGTCCAGCGAAAGGGCAGGAGTGTCCGTACTCCGGACGGTCTCCATGAAGTTCAAATTCCAGACAGGATTGCAGCCGTGTTCGTTCCCGCAGACGAATTCCGGGAACGAATGCTGCAGGAGTAGCAGCCACCTCTTCCCCGCGGTTGCCGTGAAGAGTTTTTCACGCCTTGTATCCACACGTTTTCCAATTTCACTTTCATAACACATTCACCTCAAACCCAAGCAATTGCTTCGGTAGAAACGGAGACACCCTTGCCCTGTGGTAAGAAGCGTAAACGTCACAAAATGGCGACGCACAAACGCAAGAAAAGACTGCGCAAGAATCGTCACAAAAAGAAATTGCGCTAAGGGTCGCGCGGGTGAACCGCGCGGCCTTAGCCTGCCAAACAAACACGGTCGCGGGCCTTCTTTGAGAGGCCTCGCCGTGTTTTAGACTTCCCCCCGAACGTGGATTCCGGACCAAACGACTTCCCTTATTCGACTTCATCCGGTCATACATTGACCGTGGCCGAACTGACTCGCGAAATCAAACGGATGTTTCGCGAACGGTTTGAACCACTGTGGATTGAGGGTGAACTTTCAGGGTGTAAGGCGCACGGCAGCGGCCACTTTTATTTCACTCTCAAGGACGCAACCGCACAGCTTTCCTGCGCGATGTGGCGCATGTATGCCAAAGGACTTCGTTTCGCGCCGACGGACGGGATGAAGGTCCAGGCATTCGGACAGCTTGAGGTTTACGAACCGCAGGGAAAGTACCAGCTCATCGTGTATGAGTTGCGGCTTTCCGGTGAAGGAGAACTTCAACGGGCATTCGAAGAACTCAAGCGCAAGCTCGAGAAGGAGGGTCTGTTTGAATCCTCGCGGAAAAGGCAACTGCCGAAGTTTCCACAACGAATCGGGTTAGTCACGTCCGGTACCGGAGCCGCGCTTCACGACATGCGCACAGTTGCTTCGCGGCGGTGGCCGCTTGCTGAACTCATCTTGCGCTCTGTTCGGGTGCAGGGTAAAGGAGCGGCGGAGGAAATAGCAGCCGCAATCATGCAGTTCTCACGAGAGAAACATGTGGATGTCATCATTGTTGGCAGAGGCGGCGGCTCTCTGGAAGATTTATGGGCGTTCAACGAAGAAGCTGTGGCACGGGCTATCTTTGCCAGTCATATTCCAGTGGTTTCCGCCGTGGGCCATGAGGTGGATTTTACGATTGCAGATTTTGTCGCGGATGTGCGCGCACCCACGCCTTCCGCTGCAATGGAAATTGTGCTTCCCGACGGCGAAGAGATCATTCGACAGCTTCATCAGCTCAACCGCAGGCTCTCAAGAATGACAGTGGACAGAGTGGCTTACCTGCGGCAACAGCTCAGAACGCTGGCGTCACATTGGGCACTCAAACAGCCGGAGCACCTTGTGCAGTTAGCCGCACAGCGGCTTGACGAACTTTCCGGCAGGCTTAAAGAGAGCGCCATTGCATTTCACGAGAATGCACTGTCGGAATATACACATCTGTCGGAATTGCTTGCCGCCGTGTCGCCTCAGCGGGTTCTGCAAAGAGGTTTTGCCATCGTTCGCAATCGGGAAGGTGTCGCAATGAGGCGCGCAGCAGAAATCGTCCCCGGAGAACTACTTTCCATTGAACTTGCCGAAGGCCGCCTGCAAGCAAGAGCGAAGAATCACGATACCCCAGAGCTTTTCGATGACCGCAAAGACTAAATCCTCAAAGTCAGACTACGTGGAACCAAAGTCGTTCGAAGAGGCTTTGGAACGCCTGCAGGAGCTTGTTGAGAAACTCGAAGCCGGCGAGATATCACTCGAAGAGTCTGTTGCGGCGTTTGAAGAGGGACAGAAATTATCCGTTTACTGCCAGCACAAATTGAAGGCTGCCGAGACGTCGCTGAAGAAACTGCTCATGCATCCGGAAGGTCCAGAAGCAGGGGAGGAAGAGTAGCTGTGGTTCGTCTCGGCCTCATGGGCAATTCGTCAAAGCCGCGCTTTGTGCCTGTGGTATCGAGCTTTGTCCTGCTGCTGCGGGAACGAGGAGTGAAGTTCCTGTATGACGATGAGAATCGCCATTCCATTCACCTGAATCCCAATGAACTCGCGCCGCATAACTCACTTGCGCGGGACTGCGACCTTGTGTTAAGCTTTGGAGGCGACGGAACCCTGCTTCATACCGCGGCAGCCGTGAGCAAATACGGTAAACCGATTCTTGGTGTGAATCTTGGTCCGGGTTTGGGCTATTTGACGGATCTCGAGTCAGCACATCTTCATGAACGGCTGGACGACATTCTGACGGGCAACTATGTGATTGAAGAGCGGATGATGATTCAGGCGACAACTGAGCACGACCCTACCGTTCATCACGCATTGAACGATTTTGTCATCGGCCAGCATGAGGTGTCACGAACGCAAGCGTTTCAAGTGTTTATTGACGGTGCTCCTGCGGCAAATTACCGGGCTGACGGCCTGATTGTGGCTTCACCCACCGGTTCAACCGCCTATTCGCTTTCCGCAGGCGGACCGATTATCGAGCCTACTCTGCAGACTATCATTGTGACGCCAGTATGTCCGCATACGTTGACGATGAGACCCCTTGCCATCGCTGACCACCGGACTGTTACAATTCGATCAATGGGACCGGGGATTTTGACGGCCGACGGTGAGCATGTGCGGTCGCTCAGTATCGGCGAACAGGTTTTTGTGAAGAAATCACCTCTTACAGCAAAGCTGGTAAATATTCAGCGACGCGACTTCTATCAAGTTCTACGTGACAAATTGAATTGGGGTGCCGCGCCGGATTTCTCTGACGAGCGCTAATTGATATGGGACTATTTGACAAACTAAAGCAGGCGCTTACCAAGACCCGCGAGGCGATTTCTGACAAACTTGCTACTGTGTTCAAACCCGGCAGGAAGCTTGACCGGAACTTGCTTCAGGAGCTTGAGGATGTGTTGCTTTCCGCAGACGTCGGGCTTGAGACCACTGAGTTTCTGATTGAACAGTTGAAAGAGGCAGGGCGGAATGCGGGTCCTGATGCCGATGCGGACTCCCTATTGCGTGAGAAAGTAGTCAAGCTGCTCAAGAGCGCTGAAGGGACACCAGTTCCGAACGGCTCACCGCATGTGGTGCTTGTCGTCGGAGTTAATGGAACCGGAAAGACCACGAGCATCGGCAAACTTGGCAGGTTTTTAAGTTCCCGAGGAAAGTCCGTCATATTTGCCGCCGGTGATACATTTCGGGCGGCGGCCATTGACCAGCTTCAAATCTGGGGAGAGCGGTGCAACATTCCGGTGATTGCAGGTGAAATGAACGGGGACAGTGCCGCTGTTGCCGTCGACGCGTTGCAGGCCGCTCAGTCAAAAGGTGCGGATGTACTTCTTGTCGATACCGCCGGACGGCTCCACAACAAGAGCAACCTTATGCAGGAACTCGAGAAAGTCTCCCGCGTGCTAAGTAAACGGCTGTCCGGCGCGCCACACGAGGTTTTGCTCGTGTTGGACGCTACGACCGGCCAGAACGGGTTGAATCAGGCTAAAGAATTCACGAGAACGGCCGGGGTGTCCGGGCTAATTCTTACAAAAATAGATGGTACAGCCAAGGGTGGAGTCGCTTTAGCAATTGCGCGGACGATGAACATTCCAATCCGTTACGTGGGTTTTGGTGAAGCGCTGGATGATTTCGATGAATTTGACGCAGAAAAATTCGCACTTAGCCTGCTTGGTGAACGGACGGAGACTCCTGCTTAACCATGCGAACTCACTTGCCGGCAGGCCGAATAGTTGTCCTGCGTTCCAGCTATCACGCGAATATTACGAATGCACTTTTGGATGGCGCAGTTGCCGAACTGCGTTCGCAGGGGATTGCCGAATCACAGATTGACATCGTTGACGTCCCGGGCGCTTTCGAACTTCCGGTCGCGGCCGCTCGGGTTGCAAAGCGTCTGACTGTAGATGTGGTCGTGGCGATTGGTGCAGTTGTGCGCGGTGAAACCCCGCATTTCGATTTTATCTGCCAATCGTGCTCGCAAGGTTTATCTCGTGTAGCCGAATCAACCGGAAAGCCGGTAGCATTCGGAGTCATTACGGCAAATACAGTGGAACAGGCGTATGAAAGAGCCGGTGGCAGGGTCGGGAACAAAGGTCAGGAGGCGGCGCGGGCCGCGCTGGAGTTGTTCGATTCAATTAAGAAATGGGAGCAGCAGCAAGCATCTGGATCGTAAATTTTCTTCTTTCATCTACAGGAAACTGACATGCCGCTGCTAATCGTGCTTGGCGCACTCATCTTTCTGGCCAATGCTTTTGCCGGACCATTCCGATGGACCACTTACACGTCGGGCACAAATGTTCGCGACATCCTCGTGACCGAAAATGATCTTTGGCTTGGGACATCAGGTGGGCTTGTCAGATTTAGTCCCGAGAGTGCGACGTTCGAGATTTTCAATAATACGCGGGGATTGGCAATGAATGCCACCGTTGGTCTTGGTGCGGATGCGCGCGGTTGGATTTGGATTGTCGCGCCGGACGGCCGTATTACGAGATTGCATCCTGAGACCGGAGAAACAAAAACCATTGCCGACTTACAAGACGAGATTTTTGAAGTATCGTCGATTGTAGCCGTTGCCGACGAGATGTTTCTGGGCGCGAACAACGGAATCTACCGTTTCGCCTATTACCCAATTGCTGACAACTATCGTGTAAGTGAAAGAGTCCGGGTGTTGGGTAACTTTCCGACCGGTATAGCTGTCAAAGACCTCATTGCCGTTGACGGTTTTCTCTATGCCGCAACTGTAGCCGGACTGGCTCGTGCGCCGCTTAACACACAACAATTCTCCGCACCGGCTGCATGGACGGACTACACTGTTGCCGACGGACTTCCGGCGAATAATATCTTCAGTCTGGCCGAGCAAGGAGATACGACGCTGTGGATTGCAACACAATCAAACACTGTGTCGTTTGACGGTGTCAGCTTCGGAACTCCGATGCCGGCTCCGCAAGCCTTTCTCACTATGGTTGAGCATCAAGGCACCATGTACGCTTCTAGCAGTAATACGCTATTCGTACTTGCTGCCGGAAGTTGGGCTTCCACCGGTGTCGTCAGGCAGGGAATTGCGTCGCTGGGAAGCACTGTCTTGGATGGTGAGAGTTTGCTTGTGGTCAGTTTCTCCGATTTGCCGGAGCGTCCCGGCGGACTCAGCTTTTACAATGGAACTGAGTTGACACCACCGATTACCCCAACAGGAATTGGCGGCAATTCCGTGCAAGTTGTTCAATTCGACAAGGCCGGAGCTCTCTGGGTTGCAACCGGTGGCAATCGCACCGGAGTCTCGAAATTCGCCGGTGGTGAGTGGACGATGTACACTCGAAACGACACAGTAGCCGGTGACTTCTGGTTCTCCACACCACGTTCCGCTGTGGCGGACGATTTCGGCGGAATTTGGTTTGGCTCAGACGGTGGCGGCGTGCTTTATCATCGCGACGGAAACTTCTACCGGTATAACTCCACTGAGTCGGAATGGGCAGATTCCAATGGATTCCGGTTGCGAGGTGTGCCAAGTGCGCCAGACTATTGTGAAACACGGGTCGGCAGAATGCCTAGCGGCGAAATTCTGATAACGAATCTCGACAGCGAAATAGACAAGCCGTTCGCAATTGTCTCGACAAACTGGCTGGCGCAAGGACACAGCTTGACACCGTGGATTTACCCGTATCCCGAGCCTGGAGATGTTCCGGGAATCTCCAACCCCGGTCTTGTGAACGAGATTTATGGCGATCCGTTTGGCAGGTTTTTCGCCGGAGCTACCGGGACCAATCGCGGCGGGAGATATACTTTTGTCTGCGATCCAAATGATCTTTCGACTCTAAGCGACGATGTGTGGCAAGCCTATGATCCAATCGCGCTGCAAGATGCCGCGACAACTTGTTTCGAGGATATAAATCCCGAGGTACTCACATTTGCGGTGGACCGCCAGAATTACTTGTGGGTCGGAACGCCAGGCGGTGCCTACTATTCACAAGGCGGGCTTGGCGGAAATCTGTCGAGCCTGCGGTTTATCTGTCTGTTTGACTTGCCGGTCGGCAATCGCGTTAATCATATTCACGTGGATTCGCAAGACAACAAATGGTTTGCGACGGACAATGGAGTCGCCGTGCTTGATCCTTCATTCACGTGGATTCACGTTTTCCAGACGTCTAGCAGTATCGATTACGCGTCTGACTTGGCCTCGAACAGCGTTACGTCCATTACTTCAGATCCAAACACAGGGGACGTTTGGATCGGCACTTTAGACGGACTGTCCCGGCTGCAAACGCCGTATCTCACCCGAGAGCCGAAGCTTGACACGGTGTCGCCCTATCCGAATCCATTTCGCGCTGACGGCACACAACGACTTTTTCTTGACGCGACCGACCTTGGCGGACGATTTGAGCAGCTTCGTGTGTTTACGCTGGGCGGCCGACTTGTCAAAGAACTTTCCTGGTCGCAGGCAATTTCTGGCGGCTGGGACGGCAGAAATGTTGACGGCAACTTAGTTGCCGGAGGTGTGTACCTTCTTGTTGCCACCACCTCGGATGGTCATTCTGCAACCGGTAAGGTTGCAGTAGTGGGCAGGTAGGTTCATGCTGGAGCGGCTCTCAATCCGCAATTTCCTGCTCGTGGAGGAAATCAATCTCTCCCTGAAGATGGGGCTGACCGCCATTACAGGGGAAACCGGAGCGGGAAAGAGCATGATTCTTGGCGCACTCCGCGTCTTGTTCGGTGAGACGCTCAGCGAACAGATGATTAGAGACGGTTGCGACCGTACGGTTATTGAAGCTGAGTTTAGACTTGAACCGACAGGGGAGCTCAAAGAACTTGTTGATGAAGAGTATTTCGAAGAGGACGGCAGCTTCATTATTCGCCGCGAGCTAACCCGTGGCGGGAGAACCCGCAGTTTCCTGCAGGATCGGCCGGTCAGCATCGAATTGCTGAAATCCGTGGGGGATTTGCTCATGGATTTTCACGGTCAAAGGGATAATCTCTCGCTCTTCAAGCCATCACGACAACTCGAATTTCTGGATGCTTTCGCGCAGACGGGTTCTGAATTGAGTACCGTAACAGCGGCGTATCGTGACCGGCAAGCCATGCTTGTGAGGCGCGAAGAACTCAATCGACAGTTATCAACGCGCCGCAAAGAGCAGGCGCTCCTTGCCTATCAGCTTGAAGAGATCGAGAAACTTGGACTACGACCTGGAGAAGATGTCGATCTTGCCGGAAAACTGAAGAAACTCGAGCAAGCCGAAAAGCTCGTCTTGTTAGCAACCCAAATTGCGGATTTGCTCGAACAGAATGACGTTTGTGCTGTTTCACTGACCGGACAAGCGAGGCAGTTGGCCGACGAGATTCGACGGATTGACAGCGAGTTTGGACTTTTCGCAATCGAACTTGCCGAAGTGACGTCAAGGCTTCGGGACATTAGCAACGAAGTATTGCATTACGCCGGAAACATTGAGATAAGTCCGGACGAGCTTGAGAATCTGCGGAAACGTGCTGCGACTATCGCAGAGTTGCGAAGAAAGCACGGCTTGGATTTGAGCCAAATTCTCGAGCAGGCGGAAAAGATGAAAGACGAACTCGCCGCGCTTTCAGCCCTTGAAAAGGAGCTGACTGAAGTCCAGAAATCCCTTGACATAATTAGCAAAGCATTATCAAGTGCTGCCGCTGTGTTGAGCTGCAAGCGACGCGAATCCTGCAGTCAATTTGCGGAAGCAATTCAAGCGACTCTCCAGCCGCTTGGTTTCGCGAAGCCGAAGTTCGAGATTGTGTTGGTTTCAGCGGACCCGAACAACGTCGACATGATAGGCCGCACCGGTGCCGATTCCATTCAGTTTTTGTTTGCCGGCACATCCGGACAGACTCTTCGCCCACTTGCAGAGGTCGCTTCCGGCGGAGAGTCATCGCGGGTTACCTTGGCTATTAAGAGTGTCGTTGCCGAACGCATGCGGAATCCGCTGCTGGTTTACGATGAAATAGATTTGGGAATCTCCGGGCGGGTTGCCGCCGCTGTTGCCAACACATTGTTTGAACTCGGACGACGACAACAAGTCGTTGTGGTGACTCACCTTCCGCAAATTGCCGCGCGGGCGGAACATCATCTTCAAGTTTCCAAAAGCACTTCCCGCAAAGGGACCATTACCAGGGCCGAAATGCTCAAGCCTGAGCAGCGGGCGGAGGCGGTCGCAGCATTGCTTGCAGGATCGGAGATTTCCGACACTGCGATTGCCGCGGCTGGTGAACTCCTGAATACTAACAAATTCACTTCGGAACAGGATCAATAGCTTGGATAGTCTGATTCTCCGCGGCGGACGACCGCTCGAAGGAGAGATTCCAATATCGGGTTCGAAAAATGCGACTCTGCCGTTGCTTGCTGCTACGCTGCTTGCGCCCGGTTTCTATCGCTTCACAAACGTCCCGCAGCTCAAAGACGTTAAAACAATGTCGAATCTGCTGCGAATTCTTGGTGCAAAAATAGACGAGTCTGCAAATGAACTGCTGATTGACACCAGTCACGCTTCGCATGTTGAAGCCCCTTATGATCTTGTCAAGACGATGCGTGCAAGTTTTTACGTACTTGGCGCTCTGCTTGGTCGACATGGCGAGGCCCGTGTGTCATTGCCCGGAGGATGTGCCTGGGGTCCAAGACCCGTGGATCTGCACTTGAAAGGAATGGAAGCGCTTGGCGCCAAGCTCATTCTAGATCAGGGATACGTTGTTGCTTCGGCACTGCCACTGCGGGGCACATCTTTTGAATTCGGAATTTCAAGCGTTGGAGCATCAGCGAATGTACTCATGGCTGCCGTACGGGCGGAGGGTACGACCGTACTTAAAAACGTAGCTCTTGAGCCGGAGGTAACTTCCCTCGCGTTGTTCCTGAATAAAATGGGTGCACGGATCTCAGGGATCGGCACCAGAGAGCTGACGATTCAAGGTGTCGCCGAACTTCATCCAGCAGATGCCGTCATGTCACCCGACAGGATTGAAACCGGTTCGTTCATGTGTGCGGTCGGAATGACCGGAGGTAAGGTCAGACTGTCACACGCTGATCCGCTTCAGTTGACTGCCGTGATTGAAAAAGCAAGGCAGGCCGGCATTGAAGTTAGTTATGGAGCCGATTGGATTCAAGTCGAGCGTGGAAGCAGCAAGCTGAAGCCGATTGACGTGACCACGGATGTCTATCCGAATTTTCCGACAGACTTGCAGGCGCCGTTCATGGCGCTTGCCACAATTGCAGACGGTGTGTCACATATTACCGATACGATCTACACGGACAGGTTCACGCACGTTGCCGAGTTGTTCCGGCTTGGCGCACAAATTCACATGGACAATAATACAGCCGTTGTCACCGGGGTTTCCAAACTCACCGGCGCACCTGTTATGTCCACAGACCTGCGCGCTTCGGTGTGCCTTGTTTTGGCCGGTCTCGCTGCCGAAGGTGAGACGGAAGTCAAGCGTGTTTATCACTTGGACAGAGGCTATGAAAAGCTTGAGGAGAAGTTGTCCCGAGTTGGCGCCGATATTCGCCGGGCAGAGGGTGATCTATGAGCGAAGATTTCGTACATCTGCATAATCACTCTGAATTCAGTTTGCTGGACGGTGCTTGCAAGGTCACCGACCTTGTTAAGAGAACCGTTGAGCTCGGAATGCCCGCTGTCGCTCTGACTGATCACGGGGCATTGCACGGTGCGGTGGATTTCTATTCGCTCTGCAAGGCGAACGGTGTTCAACCGATAATCGGCTGTGAAGTTTATATTTGCAGGGATCGCTTCGACAAGTCGGGCGGTCAGCGTAAACGAAACGGTGACGAATACGCAAATCACCTTCTGCTGCTGGCCAAAGATGAAGTCGGTTACAAGAATCTCGTTAAGCTCTCTTCTATCGGGTACACCGAAGGGTTCTATTACAAGCCAAGAATAGACGCCGAAGTTCTCGCGCGGCATTGCAACGGCCTGATTGCGACATCCGGATGCATGTCTTCGGACGTTCCCACGCTTCTCCTGTCGGGAGACGAGGCCGGTGCATGGGAAAAAGCGATGTGGTACAAGGAGCTGTTCGGAGACGATTTCTACATAGAGATCCAGCGCCATGACTTGCCGGATGAACTCTCGTTGAACACTCAGTTGATTCGTCTTGCGAAGAGATTGAATTCAAAGGTAATATGCACGAACGATACGCATTATCTTGATCGGACCCATTCCGAAGCGCACGACTGTCTGCTCTGCATCGGCACAGGGAAAAACGTGGCTGATGCGGACCGGATGAAGTTCGATACAAACGAATTCTATTTGAAGACGCCGCAGGAGATGGCGGCACTGTTTCAAGATATCCCTGAAGCGCTGCTGAACACTCGGGAAGTCGCCGAAAAGTGCAACATCACTCTTGATTTTTCGGCACGACATCTTCCCCGGTTTCCGTTGCCCGAAGGCGAAGAGAATGAGACATCCTATTTGACAGAGCTCGCCCGTTCGGGAATGAGACGTCGATATGCGCATGTCACTGCGGAACTGGAAGAACGGTTGAATTATGAGCTCAGAGTTATTGATCAGATGGGCTTTTCAGGGTACTTTCTGATTGTTTCAGACTTTGTGCGATACGCACGGTCAATTGACGTGCCTGTCGGACCGGGCAGAGGTTCCGCAGCCGGATCGCTCGTTTGTTATTCGCTGGGAATAACGAGCCTTGATCCTATCCGATTCGATCTTTACTTTGAGCGGTTCTTGAATCCTGAGCGTATTTCCATGCCGGATATTGACATCGACTTTCATGATGAGGGCCGTGCCAAGGTCATCGAATACGTGCGCGAAAAGTACGGTGCAGACTCAGTGGCACAAATTATTACGTTTGGCCGATTGAAAGCACGCGCGGTAGTACGCGATGTCGGACGAGTGATGGGAATGAGCTATGCCGACATGGACAAGCTTGCAAAGAAAATTCCTGATGGCCCCACGGCGACGCTTGCTAATGCCACCGAGGGAAATCCCGAGTTGACGGAATTGCTGAACGAGCGTGAAGATTTCCGCAAAGTGTGGCAGGTCGGGAGTGCGTTGGAGGGTCTTTGTCGACATGCGTCGACGCATGCGGCAGGCGTCGTGATTACTCCCGGTCCATTAACCGACTATGTTCCGCTTTTCAGACAGTCCGACGGTTCGATTACGACTCAATTCGATATGAACATCGTGGACAAGATTGGCCTTCTGAAGATGGACTTTCTTGGCCTGCGAACTTTGAACGTGATTGATTTGTGTTTGCAAATGCTCGCTCGCCGGGGCATCATGCTTGACATGAACAACCTTCACGAATCGTATGACGAAAGGACGTACGAACTTCTTGGAAGAGGTGACACGACCGGAGTGTTTCAGCTTGAATCCGGTGGAATGCGTGAGTGGCTGACAAAACTCAAGCCGAATTGTATTGACGACATTGTGGCCATGGTGGCGCTCTATCGTCCCGGGCCGATGAACATGATTGGTGACTTCATCGACCGTAAACACGGACGGACGCCCGTCACCTATCTGCATCCCAAGCTTGAGCCGATCCTGAAACAAACTTACGGTGTCATCGTTTATCAGGAGCAAGTGCTTCGAATCGCACGTGATATCGCCGGATTCACACTTGGCCGAGCGGACATTCTTCGTAAGGCGATGGGCAAGAAAAAGAAAGAGGAAATGGAAAAGGTGCGAATCGAGTTTATCGATGGCTGCCTGTCACATAGTTCTCTTTCCAAAAGACTTGCCGAAGAGATTTATGA
This region of bacterium genomic DNA includes:
- a CDS encoding DNA polymerase III subunit alpha, which translates into the protein MSEDFVHLHNHSEFSLLDGACKVTDLVKRTVELGMPAVALTDHGALHGAVDFYSLCKANGVQPIIGCEVYICRDRFDKSGGQRKRNGDEYANHLLLLAKDEVGYKNLVKLSSIGYTEGFYYKPRIDAEVLARHCNGLIATSGCMSSDVPTLLLSGDEAGAWEKAMWYKELFGDDFYIEIQRHDLPDELSLNTQLIRLAKRLNSKVICTNDTHYLDRTHSEAHDCLLCIGTGKNVADADRMKFDTNEFYLKTPQEMAALFQDIPEALLNTREVAEKCNITLDFSARHLPRFPLPEGEENETSYLTELARSGMRRRYAHVTAELEERLNYELRVIDQMGFSGYFLIVSDFVRYARSIDVPVGPGRGSAAGSLVCYSLGITSLDPIRFDLYFERFLNPERISMPDIDIDFHDEGRAKVIEYVREKYGADSVAQIITFGRLKARAVVRDVGRVMGMSYADMDKLAKKIPDGPTATLANATEGNPELTELLNEREDFRKVWQVGSALEGLCRHASTHAAGVVITPGPLTDYVPLFRQSDGSITTQFDMNIVDKIGLLKMDFLGLRTLNVIDLCLQMLARRGIMLDMNNLHESYDERTYELLGRGDTTGVFQLESGGMREWLTKLKPNCIDDIVAMVALYRPGPMNMIGDFIDRKHGRTPVTYLHPKLEPILKQTYGVIVYQEQVLRIARDIAGFTLGRADILRKAMGKKKKEEMEKVRIEFIDGCLSHSSLSKRLAEEIYELVRKFSEYGFVKAHAACYAVLAYQTAYLKANYPAEFLASDIASYHGDTKQMPKIINDARKNSVSVLPPDINLSERNFAVVEGAVRCGLENIKNIGQGPVEAILAARQSNGPFTSFFDLAARVDSRIVNRKVIESLIGSGALDSLPGNRGQFFASIEAFLSFSLEKEREREFGQSSLFGEVSGSVSLEPRLPDVSDQNFEEKIAREKELLGFYASGHPLDKERAIIESITTASLGDTSELADQDSVRLGGVVTDIRRQVTRKGKPMATMTFEDYTGSAEILVFADVLENFGHNVRKDAKLVIVARVSRREDEEPKFIAEEIYAIDEAKVRFARKLLIHVAAQPNLERTLNALEDLFAHHNGDVEILFRIEQDGQEKFIRSRRYRLKTSVQVLNQMRSIVGEKNVECLWQ